One Papaver somniferum cultivar HN1 chromosome 10, ASM357369v1, whole genome shotgun sequence genomic window carries:
- the LOC113317352 gene encoding probable xyloglucan endotransglucosylase/hydrolase protein 8: MRTRVFSVVSVLLSIAVLLVSCKFGAAESNNVLEEFQNNFDIMWAEDNFKTSEDGKTWFLSLDKETGCGFLTKQRYRFGWFSMKLKLVGGDSAGVVTAYYMCSDKDAAPERDELDFEFLGNRTGEPYVIQTNVYKTGVGNREMRHSLWFDPTEDFHTYSILWNSHQIVFFVDRVPMRVYKNNDKPNDFFPNEKPMYLFSSIWNADDWATRGGLEKTDWKKAPFVSTYKDFKSDGCEWKDPYPECVSTTTEKWWDQYDSWHLTDSQKEDFAWVERNLVVYDYCKDTKRFPELPEECSLSPWD, translated from the exons ATGAGAACAAGGGTTTTCTCAGTGGTATCTGTTCTTCTCAGCATTGCAGTTCTTTTAGTTTCTTGTAAATTTGGAGCAGCGGAGTCGAACAATGTATTAGAAGAGTTCCAAAATAATTTTGATATAATGTGGGCTGAGGATAATTTCAAAACAAGTGAAGATGGAAAAACTTGGTTTCTCTCCTTAGATAAAGAAACAG GTTGTGGATTTCTAACAAAGCAGAGATATAGATTTGGATGGTTCAGTATGAAGCTTAAGTTAGTTGGAGGTGATTCTGCTGGTGTTGTCACTGCTTATTAT ATGTGCTCTGACAAAGATGCAGCACCAGAGAGGGATGAGCTAGATTTTGAGTTCTTGGGAAACAGAACAGGTGAACCGTACGTAATTCAGACCAATGTATACAAGACTGGAGTAGGAAACAGAGAGATGAGACACAGTCTCTGGTTTGATCCAACTGAAGACTTTCACACTTATTCAATTCTTTGGAACAGTCACCAAATTGT GTTTTTTGTGGATAGAGTACCAATGAGAGTATACAAGAACAACGACAAACCAAACGATTTCTTCCCAAATGAGAAGCCAATGTACTTATTTTCAAGTATCTGGAATGCTGATGATTGGGCAACAAGGGGTGGACTTGAGAAAACAGATTGGAAAAAAGCACCATTTGTATCAACCTACAAGGATTTCAAATCAGATGGTTGTGAATGGAAAGATCCTTACCCTGAATGTGTTTCAACTACTACTGAGAAATGGTGGGATCAATATGATTCTTGGCATTTAACAGATTCTCAGAAAGAAGATTTTGCTTGGGTTGAGAGGAATTTAGTTGTATATGATTATTGTAAAGATACCAAGAGGTTTCCTGAATTACCCGAGGAGTGTTCGTTAAGTCCATGGGATTAG